One Telopea speciosissima isolate NSW1024214 ecotype Mountain lineage unplaced genomic scaffold, Tspe_v1 Tspe_v1.0331, whole genome shotgun sequence DNA window includes the following coding sequences:
- the LOC122647979 gene encoding NAD(P)H-quinone oxidoreductase subunit I, chloroplastic encodes MVTGFMNYGQQTVRAARYIGQSFMITLSHANRLPVTIQYPYEKLITSERFRGRIHFEFDKCIACEVCVRVCPIDLPVVDWRLETDIRKKRLFNYSIDFGICIFCGNCVEYCPTNCLSMTEEYELSTYDRHELNYNQISLGRLPMLVIGDYTIRTITNSTQIKIATGKPLDSKTITNY; translated from the coding sequence ATGGTAACTGGGTTCATGAATTATGGTCAACAAACAGTACGAGCTGCAAGGTACATCGGTCAAAGTTTCATGATTACCTTATCCCATGCGAACCGTTTACCTGTAACTATTCAATATCCTTATGAAAAATTGATCACATCAGAGCGTTTCCGCGGTCGAATCCACTTTGAATTTGATAAATGCATTGCTTGTGAAGTCTGTGTTCGTGTATGCCCTATAGATCTACCCGTTGTAGATTGGAGATTGGAAACGGATATTCGAAAGAAACGATTGTTTAATTACAGTATTGATTTTGGAATCTGTATATTTTGCGGTAACTGCGTCGAGTATTGTCCAACAAATTGTTTATCGATGACTGAAGAATATGAACTTTCTACTTATGATCGTCACGAATTGAATTATAATCAAATTTCTTTGGGTCGGTTGCCGATGCTAGTAATTGGGGATTACACAATTCGAACAATTACGAATTCGACTCAAATAAAAATAGCTACGGGGAAACCCCTTGACTCAAAAACGATTACCAATTACTAA